One genomic window of Salvia miltiorrhiza cultivar Shanhuang (shh) chromosome 4, IMPLAD_Smil_shh, whole genome shotgun sequence includes the following:
- the LOC131021179 gene encoding bidirectional sugar transporter SWEET5-like, with amino-acid sequence MTIDAETARTIVGIIGNFISFGLFLSPGPTFYKIWQEKSVQHFKPDPYLVTVLNCMMWCLYGMPSVHPDSLLVVTINGIGFFIEIAYVTIFFIYSNTWPKRRKILLYLFVETIFFIVIVFITMFCLHGTKNRSMLVGIICIVMNIGMYTSPLTIMKRVIKTKSVKFMPFYLSIANFANGTIWSIYALIKFDSYVLIPNGLGAISGLVQLILYGCYYKSTNWDEDDSSHQSEMELNDGPNKA; translated from the exons ATGACTATCGATGCAGAAACCGCAAGAACCATTGTCGGGATCATTG GAAATTTCATCTCCTTTGGCCTATTTCTTTCTCCTgg TCCAACTTTCTACAAGATTTGGCAAGAAAAATCAGTTCAACATTTCAAACCAGATCCTTATCTTGTAACGGTGCTCAACTGCATGATGTGGTGCTTATATGGCATGCCCTCCGTCCATCCCGATAGCCTCCTCGTCGTCACCATCAATGGCATCGGCTTCTTCATCGAGATCGCCTATGTCACTATCTTCTTTATCTACTCCAACACCTGGCCTAAGCGC CGAAAGATCTTGCTCTACCTTTTCGTTGAGACCATTTTCTTCATTGTGATCGTGTTCATCACTATGTTTTGCCTCCATGGAACCAAGAATAGGTCCATGCTCGTTGGAATTATATGCATCGTCATGAACATTGGGATGTACACATCCCCCCTAACCATCATG AAACGTGTTATCAAGACAAAGAGTGTCAAGTTCATGCCGTTCTATCTATCAATAGCCAACTTTGCGAATGGCACTATTTGGTCCATCTATGCTCTCATCAAGTTTGACTCTTACGTTCTg atcCCAAATGGTTTGGGAGCTATATCTGGATTGGTGCAGCTAATATTGTATGGATGCTATTACAAGTCTACCAATTGGGATGAAGATGACAGCTCCCACCAATCAGAAATGGAGCTTAACGATGGTCCTAATAAGGCATAA